From a region of the Odoribacter splanchnicus DSM 20712 genome:
- the yut gene encoding urea transporter, with protein sequence METQAATLPRVFSFGFWKILCKGTGQVMFQDNAWTGLFFLAGIFYGSYVTGNPAVAWGALAGVFMSTITGYLLRYPAEKGTAGLWGFNGVLVGCALPTFLGNVPLMWLAIVIFSSMTTWVMVGLNHLLAPYKVSSFTFPFVLTTWFVLMAARIMHGLPDSGLGAPELPGNFSSAFDTGFKDLVIYWLTGIGQVFLIKSWVTGLLFLIGLAISNYWAAIWAAIGSALALAVAILYQCNGGDIASGLFSFSPVLTAIALGMTFYQVNWRTAIWTLLGIFATVFIQAGMDTFFSPLGIPTLTGPFCVATWLFLWPHLNLDKKILQQG encoded by the coding sequence ATGGAAACACAAGCAGCAACTTTGCCAAGAGTATTTTCTTTTGGTTTTTGGAAAATCCTGTGTAAAGGAACAGGACAGGTGATGTTCCAGGATAATGCCTGGACCGGATTATTCTTTTTAGCCGGGATTTTCTACGGCTCTTATGTAACGGGTAATCCGGCAGTGGCTTGGGGGGCTTTGGCCGGTGTATTTATGTCCACGATTACCGGATATCTCCTGAGGTATCCCGCAGAGAAAGGAACTGCCGGACTTTGGGGATTCAACGGGGTTTTGGTCGGATGTGCCTTACCGACATTTTTAGGGAATGTACCCTTAATGTGGTTGGCCATTGTTATCTTTTCCTCTATGACAACCTGGGTCATGGTCGGATTGAACCATTTATTGGCTCCTTATAAAGTGAGTTCGTTTACTTTTCCTTTTGTGTTGACCACCTGGTTCGTACTGATGGCTGCGCGGATTATGCACGGACTGCCCGATTCCGGATTAGGTGCTCCCGAATTGCCCGGTAATTTTTCTTCGGCATTCGATACCGGTTTTAAAGACTTGGTGATCTATTGGCTGACTGGAATCGGGCAGGTTTTTCTGATCAAATCCTGGGTGACCGGATTGTTGTTTTTGATCGGATTGGCGATCAGCAACTATTGGGCTGCCATTTGGGCTGCTATCGGATCTGCCCTGGCATTGGCCGTTGCCATTTTGTATCAATGTAACGGTGGGGATATCGCCAGCGGTTTGTTCAGCTTTAGTCCGGTGCTTACTGCTATAGCGTTGGGAATGACTTTTTATCAGGTCAATTGGCGGACCGCCATCTGGACTTTGCTGGGAATCTTCGCTACCGTATTTATTCAGGCCGGTATGGATACTTTCTTTTCTCCGTTGGGGATTCCGACATTGACCGGTCCGTTTTGTGTGGCAACCTGGTTGTTCCTGTGGCCGCATCTGAATCTGGATAAAAAGATATTACAACAAGGATAG
- a CDS encoding flavin reductase family protein, with protein MQELAIKDLTENFFEAIGKEWMLVTSGSKEKFNTMTASWGGIGFLWNKAVAFIFIRPERYTYEFIEKNDMLTLSFLGSGNRSIYNICGSKSGRDTDKIKESGLLPLTTPDGNVTFEQARLTLECRKLYGQLLSPEHFIDKSLPDKWYGAQGNFHKVYVVEILKVWEK; from the coding sequence ATGCAAGAACTAGCAATAAAAGATCTGACTGAAAATTTTTTTGAAGCGATCGGTAAAGAATGGATGTTGGTGACTTCCGGTTCAAAAGAAAAATTCAATACGATGACAGCCAGTTGGGGTGGTATCGGTTTTCTCTGGAACAAAGCAGTTGCTTTTATCTTTATCCGGCCCGAGCGTTACACTTACGAATTTATAGAAAAGAACGACATGCTGACACTTTCTTTCCTGGGTAGTGGTAACCGTTCTATATACAACATTTGTGGAAGTAAATCCGGGCGTGATACAGACAAAATCAAAGAGAGCGGACTGCTTCCCCTAACGACCCCGGATGGTAACGTGACCTTCGAACAAGCCCGTCTGACCCTCGAATGCCGCAAACTATACGGCCAATTGTTATCTCCCGAGCATTTTATCGATAAAAGTCTGCCAGACAAATGGTATGGAGCACAGGGAAATTTCCATAAAGTGTATGTCGTGGAAATCCTGAAAGTATGGGAGAAATAA
- a CDS encoding MFS transporter has product MVESQKLPEYNMDTMPLRRGHILILMIASAGQFFGGALAILVGVIAPLIAMTHHPGLSPWLQGFIFACGLIGIMLGSLFFGRFSDKYGYLFFFRLCPLVIAGASLGVYFSHSLVVLTVCLLLIGFAIGGAYALDPSYVSEIMPKKWKRTMLGISKATSGLGNIGMILVAWYVLKESSDPEIWNHLFLFLTFFAVVTFLARLWFVESPEWLALHGKVEEAEKNVKHFLGQDVYIGELASKKDKTTRPQSSRRDIFARGNIKRIVLSGIPWGCEGMGVYGIGIFTPVLLLTLGLIPESGKAFPRVVESLRFTFYINVFVMLGFIIGLTIVRKLNLLHAQTFGFFLCALGLFVTLLGYIYQAPLGVTLGGFLLFELALNAGPHLSTFELPSRIYTLQERASGEGIASALGKLGAIIATFIIPPLLQLGGGKLVLIVAIAVLVLGGVITLLVGPLVLKHLPEKV; this is encoded by the coding sequence ATGGTAGAGAGTCAAAAATTACCGGAATATAACATGGATACGATGCCTTTACGTAGAGGGCATATCCTTATTTTAATGATTGCCTCTGCCGGACAGTTTTTTGGTGGGGCATTGGCTATTTTGGTGGGTGTTATCGCTCCCTTGATCGCCATGACCCATCATCCTGGATTATCTCCCTGGTTGCAGGGGTTTATCTTTGCTTGCGGATTGATCGGTATAATGCTGGGGTCTTTGTTTTTCGGGCGGTTCAGTGATAAATACGGGTATCTTTTCTTTTTCCGGCTTTGTCCGCTGGTCATTGCCGGGGCTTCGCTGGGTGTTTATTTCAGTCATTCTCTGGTGGTATTGACGGTCTGTTTGCTACTGATCGGTTTTGCGATAGGCGGGGCGTATGCTTTAGATCCTTCGTATGTTTCAGAGATTATGCCTAAAAAATGGAAGCGGACCATGTTGGGAATTTCCAAGGCTACTTCTGGTTTAGGAAATATCGGGATGATCCTGGTGGCTTGGTATGTATTGAAAGAATCTTCCGATCCGGAGATTTGGAATCATTTGTTTTTATTTCTGACATTTTTTGCTGTCGTCACTTTTCTGGCTCGTCTCTGGTTTGTGGAGAGCCCTGAATGGCTGGCTCTTCATGGGAAAGTAGAGGAAGCTGAAAAGAATGTCAAACATTTTCTGGGGCAGGATGTGTACATCGGTGAGTTGGCCAGTAAAAAAGATAAGACAACCCGGCCCCAATCTTCCCGCCGGGATATTTTTGCCCGGGGAAATATAAAACGGATTGTTCTCAGCGGTATTCCGTGGGGATGTGAAGGCATGGGAGTATACGGTATCGGTATATTTACTCCTGTGTTGTTACTGACCTTAGGATTGATTCCCGAAAGCGGCAAAGCTTTCCCCAGGGTGGTCGAATCTTTGCGTTTTACGTTTTATATCAACGTCTTCGTTATGTTGGGGTTTATCATCGGATTGACTATCGTCCGAAAACTGAACCTGCTCCATGCCCAGACCTTCGGTTTCTTTCTTTGTGCTCTCGGATTATTCGTCACCCTTTTAGGGTATATCTATCAGGCACCGTTGGGAGTGACCTTAGGCGGATTCTTATTATTTGAACTGGCTTTAAATGCCGGGCCGCATCTTTCCACCTTCGAATTACCGAGCCGGATTTATACTTTACAGGAGCGGGCGAGTGGAGAGGGGATTGCCTCTGCATTAGGTAAATTGGGGGCTATTATCGCTACCTTTATTATCCCTCCGTTACTGCAACTCGGGGGAGGTAAACTGGTTTTAATCGTAGCGATTGCTGTGCTCGTATTGGGAGGAGTGATTACCCTGCTTGTCGGACCTTTGGTATTGAAGCATTTACCGGAGAAAGTTTAA
- a CDS encoding FAD-binding and (Fe-S)-binding domain-containing protein: protein MNRQLLHRLGGIFDTHQILASDLYREIYSRDGSYFDIKPEIIVRPDTPQQVQQLLAIASEAGVNVTFRTGGTSLSGQSVNEGIICELRTAWKKSEVRDHGRKIWFEPGLTAHQINTILKKYQTRIGPDPASAIAAMMGGILSNNSSGMQTGTRYNSYHTLSAIEFMLANGHRYNSSVAADRQRFEQEEEWLCQGLLRIREQILKNDEIRNRIIEKYKIKNVTGYSMNAFVDFEHPMDIFAHLLIGGEGTLGFIVSAELNTLPLMPVYSSAMLYFKDATQAAASAALLGESGAVSVEMMDYAALSSLGNRPELPRGTTAMLIDYGAQSPEEMQDMVKRLQPRLKKLDGMVDMEEFTHTVSEREKLWEVRNGIFPCVAGARIPGNAVVLEDVAAPVGKLADLVGGLQQLFRKHGYEGSIFGHARDGNVHPLVTSGMETVTEVNNFSRFMEGMVTLVLSLDGSLKGEHGTGRAVAPFVEREWGTEIYAMMQELKRLADPKGILNKGVILNEDPDAHLHSIKKMTLFAGELNYKKADTCIECGFCEHVCPSRYVTLTPRQRLQARRIIERTGSRELEKEYDYIGEQTCAADGMCQVPCPMGISTAVVTDAIRAKKATPAESDILHYGAEHFGAVETDLRAMLKVAVGTERVISPYPLLWATDFLHRISHQVPHWSSHFPMPRKLHYREEANPDFVYFPACVTRIFGASGLHKDDLITVVLRLAGKAGIRVSLPEEAHGLCCSQIWEHKGNPAGQRLTANRTIESFYKWSGGGRIPIFCDTTSCTHTLLFETGGDILTPENREKYKQLKIMDITQWLKEVVLPRIKVIRPKNRILLHPTCSCQIMGLTPVLLDIARKCAREVILPDNWGCCGASGDRGFIFPELSDSATRDERDEIGHESFDGCYSLARTCEIAMQDHIEQPYESIVYLVDETIQDQGT, encoded by the coding sequence ATGAACAGACAACTTTTACATCGCTTGGGTGGAATATTCGATACCCACCAGATTCTCGCTTCCGATCTTTACCGGGAGATTTATTCCCGGGACGGTTCTTACTTCGATATCAAACCGGAAATCATCGTTCGGCCCGATACCCCGCAGCAGGTACAACAGTTGCTGGCTATCGCTTCGGAGGCCGGGGTGAACGTCACTTTCCGTACCGGAGGGACTTCGTTGTCGGGACAGAGTGTTAATGAAGGGATTATCTGTGAATTGCGTACGGCCTGGAAGAAGAGCGAGGTACGTGATCATGGACGGAAAATCTGGTTTGAGCCGGGGTTGACCGCTCATCAGATCAATACGATATTGAAAAAATACCAGACAAGAATCGGGCCGGATCCTGCTTCGGCTATAGCGGCTATGATGGGGGGAATACTTTCGAACAACAGTAGTGGGATGCAGACCGGAACGCGTTATAATTCCTACCATACTTTAAGTGCTATCGAGTTTATGTTGGCTAACGGCCATCGCTACAATAGTAGTGTTGCTGCTGATCGGCAACGCTTTGAGCAGGAGGAAGAATGGTTATGTCAGGGGTTGTTGCGGATACGGGAACAAATCCTGAAGAACGATGAAATCCGTAACCGGATTATCGAAAAATATAAGATCAAGAATGTAACCGGGTACAGCATGAATGCTTTCGTCGATTTCGAACACCCGATGGATATTTTCGCTCATCTGCTGATCGGTGGGGAGGGTACTTTGGGATTTATCGTTTCGGCGGAGTTGAACACCTTGCCGCTGATGCCTGTGTATAGTTCGGCGATGCTTTATTTCAAGGATGCTACGCAAGCGGCGGCTTCTGCAGCTCTCCTCGGAGAAAGTGGGGCGGTATCGGTAGAGATGATGGATTATGCTGCCCTCAGCAGCCTGGGAAACCGTCCGGAATTACCCCGGGGGACGACAGCTATGCTGATCGATTATGGTGCACAGTCGCCGGAAGAAATGCAGGATATGGTAAAACGTCTACAGCCCCGGCTGAAGAAATTGGATGGTATGGTCGATATGGAAGAGTTCACCCATACGGTGAGCGAGCGGGAAAAGCTGTGGGAGGTCCGTAACGGCATTTTTCCTTGTGTTGCAGGGGCTCGTATTCCGGGTAATGCCGTGGTACTCGAAGATGTGGCTGCTCCGGTTGGAAAACTGGCTGATCTGGTTGGAGGATTACAGCAGTTATTCCGAAAACATGGTTATGAAGGTTCTATTTTCGGACATGCCCGCGATGGAAATGTACATCCCTTGGTGACTTCGGGGATGGAGACTGTAACCGAGGTCAATAACTTTTCCCGCTTTATGGAAGGAATGGTCACACTGGTACTTTCGCTCGACGGTTCGCTAAAAGGTGAACACGGTACCGGGCGTGCTGTCGCCCCTTTTGTCGAGCGGGAGTGGGGAACTGAAATTTACGCTATGATGCAGGAACTGAAAAGACTGGCAGATCCGAAGGGTATACTGAATAAAGGAGTGATCCTGAATGAAGATCCGGATGCCCATTTACATTCGATCAAGAAGATGACACTTTTTGCCGGGGAGTTGAACTATAAAAAGGCCGATACATGTATCGAATGTGGGTTTTGTGAGCATGTTTGTCCTTCTCGTTATGTTACGCTAACACCTCGCCAGCGATTGCAGGCCCGACGAATTATTGAACGGACCGGTAGCAGGGAGCTGGAAAAAGAATATGACTATATCGGCGAACAGACCTGTGCGGCGGATGGGATGTGTCAGGTGCCTTGTCCTATGGGGATCAGCACGGCTGTGGTCACCGATGCTATCCGGGCTAAAAAGGCAACTCCCGCAGAGTCGGATATCCTGCACTACGGAGCAGAACATTTCGGAGCGGTGGAAACCGACCTGCGTGCTATGTTGAAGGTGGCTGTAGGTACGGAACGGGTTATTTCACCTTATCCTCTGCTTTGGGCTACCGATTTTTTACACAGGATATCGCATCAGGTGCCTCATTGGTCGTCTCATTTTCCGATGCCCCGAAAATTACATTACCGGGAAGAAGCGAATCCCGATTTTGTTTATTTCCCGGCTTGTGTCACCCGTATTTTCGGTGCTTCGGGTTTGCATAAAGACGATTTGATCACAGTAGTACTGCGGTTGGCCGGTAAAGCCGGGATTCGGGTAAGTCTGCCAGAAGAGGCGCATGGGTTGTGTTGTTCACAGATTTGGGAACATAAGGGAAATCCTGCGGGACAGCGGTTGACCGCCAACCGTACGATAGAAAGTTTTTATAAATGGTCGGGCGGAGGACGGATTCCGATATTCTGTGATACCACTTCGTGTACACATACACTGTTGTTTGAAACCGGTGGGGACATACTTACCCCCGAAAACCGGGAGAAATACAAGCAATTGAAAATCATGGATATCACACAATGGCTCAAAGAAGTTGTTTTACCCCGAATCAAAGTTATTCGCCCGAAAAATCGGATTTTACTTCATCCGACCTGTTCCTGTCAGATCATGGGACTTACTCCGGTGTTGCTCGATATTGCCCGTAAATGTGCCCGGGAAGTTATATTACCTGACAATTGGGGATGTTGCGGGGCTTCCGGTGACCGCGGTTTCATTTTTCCGGAGTTGTCTGATTCGGCAACCCGGGATGAACGGGATGAAATTGGCCATGAATCGTTCGACGGTTGTTATTCTTTGGCACGGACCTGTGAGATTGCGATGCAGGACCATATCGAACAACCGTATGAGTCGATCGTTTATCTGGTGGATGAGACAATTCAGGACCAGGGAACGTAG
- the crcB gene encoding fluoride efflux transporter CrcB, with protein MFKAMLIAGAGGFIGTCLRYLVGKLAHYVFSSPFPWGTFAVNIIGSFVIGIFFGMAEKAHLISANMNVFLITGFCGGFTTFSSFADDMFLLMQNKHWGYFSAYLVLSIVLGIVLVWLGRSVVKPA; from the coding sequence ATGTTTAAAGCGATGTTGATTGCCGGGGCAGGAGGATTTATCGGTACTTGCCTGCGTTATTTGGTAGGTAAATTAGCTCATTATGTTTTTTCTTCTCCTTTTCCATGGGGAACTTTTGCAGTGAATATTATCGGTAGTTTTGTCATCGGAATATTCTTCGGTATGGCTGAAAAAGCTCACCTGATTTCTGCCAATATGAATGTATTTCTGATCACCGGTTTCTGTGGTGGTTTCACTACGTTTTCGTCCTTTGCCGACGACATGTTTTTACTGATGCAGAATAAACATTGGGGGTATTTTTCGGCTTATCTGGTATTGAGTATTGTATTGGGAATTGTTTTAGTATGGTTAGGACGTAGTGTCGTAAAACCGGCTTGA
- a CDS encoding GNAT family N-acetyltransferase: MEYNVKHDEKRHRFEYDRNGLMAFVEYDLEDGVMDIFHTLVPIPMEGMGVGSALMKYALDYARDHHYSVIPNCAFAQAFLLRHTNYRDLIS, from the coding sequence ATGGAATATAATGTGAAGCATGATGAGAAGCGCCATCGTTTCGAATACGACCGAAACGGCTTGATGGCTTTTGTAGAGTACGACCTGGAGGATGGAGTGATGGATATATTTCATACCCTTGTTCCGATACCGATGGAAGGTATGGGAGTTGGATCGGCTTTGATGAAGTACGCACTGGATTATGCCCGGGATCACCATTATAGTGTGATCCCGAACTGTGCTTTTGCTCAAGCCTTTTTATTGAGGCATACGAATTATCGGGATTTGATCAGTTAA
- the araJ gene encoding MFS transporter AraJ, producing MKKSLIALAFGTLGLGIAEFVMMGILPDVAKALNISIATAGHLISAYAIGVCVGAPLLIIARKYPLKNILLVLVSMIMLGNIIAASAPNYWILMLGRFISGLPHGAYFGVGSIVAEKLADKGKGSEAVSIMIAGMTVANLFGVPLGTSLSAAISWRMTFLLVGVWGVLILYYIWRWVPQVEKLPDTGFKGQFRFLKSPAPWLILGATMLGNGGVFCWYSYINPLLTHVSGFRPESITLLMVLAGFGMVVGNLVSGRLSDRFTPGRVAAFTQGCLSILLLLIYFLASISWLSVILMCLCTAGLFALSSPQQVLLIRFSPGGEMLGAASVQVAFNLGNAIGAYCGGLPLQAGLSYRYPALLGTFFALVGFILLVLFSRKYETARQHV from the coding sequence ATGAAAAAGAGTCTTATCGCTTTAGCTTTCGGCACATTAGGATTAGGGATTGCCGAATTTGTCATGATGGGCATTTTGCCCGATGTTGCCAAAGCTTTAAATATCAGTATCGCTACTGCAGGGCATCTGATATCGGCTTATGCGATCGGGGTATGTGTAGGCGCTCCGCTTCTGATCATCGCCCGCAAATATCCGTTGAAAAATATTCTATTGGTATTGGTGAGTATGATTATGCTGGGAAATATCATTGCAGCTTCTGCGCCCAACTATTGGATTTTGATGTTGGGGAGATTTATCTCAGGTTTACCCCACGGTGCTTATTTCGGTGTCGGTTCTATCGTTGCTGAAAAACTCGCCGACAAAGGAAAAGGATCGGAAGCCGTATCGATCATGATAGCCGGTATGACGGTGGCTAATTTATTCGGTGTACCCCTGGGCACTTCGCTGAGTGCAGCGATTTCCTGGAGGATGACTTTTTTATTGGTAGGCGTTTGGGGAGTGCTTATCCTCTACTATATCTGGCGCTGGGTGCCTCAGGTAGAAAAACTACCCGATACCGGTTTCAAGGGACAGTTCCGTTTTTTGAAATCACCGGCTCCCTGGTTAATCTTAGGAGCGACCATGCTCGGTAACGGAGGTGTATTTTGCTGGTATAGCTACATCAACCCCTTACTGACTCACGTGTCCGGCTTTCGTCCTGAGAGTATCACGCTATTGATGGTATTGGCCGGCTTCGGAATGGTCGTCGGCAACCTGGTCAGCGGCCGGCTTTCCGACCGTTTCACCCCGGGACGGGTAGCAGCTTTCACGCAGGGCTGTCTCTCCATTTTACTGTTACTGATCTATTTCCTCGCTTCTATCTCCTGGTTGTCGGTCATTTTAATGTGCCTCTGTACTGCCGGACTATTCGCCCTTTCGAGTCCTCAGCAAGTTTTACTCATCCGTTTCTCCCCCGGAGGAGAAATGTTAGGGGCAGCCAGCGTACAGGTCGCTTTTAATCTTGGAAACGCTATCGGAGCATATTGCGGAGGATTACCGTTACAAGCCGGTTTAAGTTACCGCTATCCGGCATTGCTCGGAACCTTCTTTGCCCTCGTCGGTTTTATACTACTGGTCCTTTTCTCCAGAAAATATGAAACTGCCCGGCAACATGTATAA
- a CDS encoding urease accessory protein UreD codes for MNDYTTCRELKPYLEPTKAMRLGAPGKFGSLDLVFELDKDKKSVMRHWDRRAPLIVQQELYFDEGMPEMPCVYILSSGGPNVDGDRYENRFTVRKDAYAYISTGAATKIAEMVYNFSGLKQCFVLEENAYLEYMPEATIPCRHSRYITDTDIEIDPTATLFYSEIYMGGRKYYGEGELFEYDLLSVCTRAHRPDGTLLFREKLVAEPFLNPVRAIGTMHDYDVFANVVVLTPPQETSRIYEQTKAYIDRQEDIAVGISHLPNDCGLIFKVLGKETSPVKKVVRQFCSTVRMQVKGKPLPEEFAWR; via the coding sequence ATGAACGATTATACGACATGTAGAGAATTGAAGCCTTATCTCGAACCGACGAAGGCGATGCGTTTAGGTGCACCGGGAAAATTCGGTTCGCTGGATCTGGTATTCGAGTTGGATAAAGACAAGAAGTCGGTTATGCGGCATTGGGACAGGCGGGCTCCGCTCATTGTACAGCAAGAATTGTACTTTGACGAGGGGATGCCTGAAATGCCCTGTGTTTATATTCTGTCGTCAGGAGGGCCGAATGTGGATGGGGACCGCTATGAAAACCGTTTTACCGTCCGTAAGGATGCTTATGCCTATATATCTACCGGTGCAGCAACGAAAATTGCCGAGATGGTATATAATTTTTCAGGACTGAAACAGTGCTTTGTATTGGAAGAGAATGCCTATCTTGAATATATGCCCGAAGCGACTATCCCTTGCCGTCACAGTCGTTATATTACTGATACGGATATCGAAATCGATCCGACTGCGACTTTATTCTATTCGGAGATCTATATGGGAGGAAGGAAATATTACGGAGAAGGGGAATTGTTCGAATACGACTTGCTATCGGTTTGTACACGGGCCCACCGACCCGACGGTACGCTTCTGTTCCGTGAGAAATTGGTTGCCGAGCCTTTCCTGAATCCTGTACGGGCTATCGGAACGATGCATGATTATGATGTTTTTGCCAATGTCGTTGTATTGACTCCTCCTCAGGAAACTTCCCGGATTTATGAGCAGACAAAAGCTTATATCGACCGTCAGGAAGATATTGCAGTCGGAATAAGTCATCTGCCGAATGACTGTGGGTTGATATTCAAAGTGTTGGGGAAAGAAACCTCTCCGGTGAAGAAAGTTGTCCGGCAATTTTGTTCAACTGTACGAATGCAAGTCAAGGGTAAACCTTTACCTGAAGAGTTTGCCTGGAGATAA
- a CDS encoding DoxX family protein: MKPVLSFGRIMLGLAYVVYGYLHFAHTAADAAMVPQGVGRPVVWVILIGICWWAVALSFFTNILTRLSGVLASVLLFFVLFFAILPDFHGVSSWLSMASVLGLIGGSLQVAAYGEMWYRRKNRG; encoded by the coding sequence ATGAAACCTGTTTTAAGTTTTGGCCGGATTATGTTAGGTTTGGCCTATGTTGTTTATGGGTATTTGCATTTTGCACATACTGCTGCAGATGCGGCTATGGTACCTCAGGGCGTAGGACGTCCGGTGGTATGGGTGATTTTGATCGGAATCTGTTGGTGGGCGGTAGCACTGAGTTTTTTTACCAATATTCTGACGCGTTTGAGCGGAGTACTGGCATCGGTCTTGCTGTTTTTTGTTCTGTTTTTTGCAATTTTGCCTGATTTCCATGGGGTTAGTTCTTGGCTTTCGATGGCTTCGGTGTTGGGGCTGATCGGCGGGTCGTTACAGGTAGCTGCTTATGGGGAAATGTGGTATAGGCGTAAAAATCGGGGATGA
- a CDS encoding bifunctional metallophosphatase/5'-nucleotidase, whose translation MRALKIWGMTMVVVIAVLGLYIYQNNREYQIILLNTNDSHGSILPVDSVGGMAERATFIRMVREKNPYVLLVDAGDINTGQAISNRADAKPDILAYNYMGYDAVTVGNHEFDKPLNVLLKQMQWAEFPFVTSNIQRNGTPLGVEYLIKEIGGVKIGIFGLTTKNTENVSIHAGEVTFENEVMAARKVVKLLKKQQVNLIIGLVHLGFTESAPGFITSYRLAQEVDGIDILVDGHSHSFIERPEHIHKTTIVTANQSGRYVGEGIIRMKKGRFVGFYWKPVLIKGFQPDSVLSLQLRPYVEAAEKDLATVVGEATEEFSLFQDGENLARYGETALGDLVADALKWKAGKLNLKVDFALTNSGGIRESLPAGKITKGDVLAVLPFDNVLEVVALSGSEVRRLFDYIASIPLGNGAFAQVSREVRVVYDSGRVRTLTIAGRPIEDDKMYYMATCDYVAAGKDGYEAGLENITGRENTSRSLSDVLIEYIQTKGKIIPRVDGRIKFTD comes from the coding sequence ATGAGAGCGCTGAAGATATGGGGGATGACTATGGTGGTAGTCATTGCCGTTTTAGGACTGTATATTTATCAAAATAACCGGGAGTATCAAATCATACTCTTGAATACCAATGATAGTCACGGTAGCATTTTGCCTGTGGATAGTGTGGGGGGAATGGCTGAGCGGGCTACTTTTATCCGGATGGTGAGAGAGAAGAATCCTTATGTGCTCCTGGTCGATGCCGGGGATATCAATACCGGGCAAGCTATTTCGAATAGGGCGGATGCAAAGCCCGATATCTTGGCTTACAATTACATGGGATATGATGCTGTTACTGTAGGGAATCATGAATTCGATAAACCCCTGAACGTTTTGTTGAAGCAGATGCAATGGGCCGAATTTCCTTTTGTGACGTCTAATATCCAACGGAATGGAACTCCGTTGGGAGTAGAATATCTGATCAAAGAAATAGGAGGAGTGAAAATAGGAATCTTTGGATTGACTACGAAGAATACAGAAAATGTCAGTATCCATGCCGGGGAAGTGACTTTCGAAAATGAGGTGATGGCGGCGCGGAAAGTGGTTAAGTTATTGAAAAAGCAACAGGTAAACCTGATTATCGGTCTGGTTCATCTCGGATTTACCGAGTCGGCACCCGGTTTTATCACTTCTTACCGATTGGCACAGGAAGTAGACGGTATCGATATTTTGGTCGACGGACATTCACATTCTTTTATCGAGCGGCCGGAGCATATCCATAAGACGACGATCGTTACGGCTAATCAGAGTGGAAGATACGTCGGTGAAGGTATTATAAGAATGAAAAAAGGACGTTTTGTAGGATTTTATTGGAAACCGGTATTGATAAAAGGATTTCAGCCGGATTCTGTTTTGAGCCTGCAATTGCGGCCTTATGTCGAAGCGGCGGAGAAGGATTTGGCAACCGTCGTAGGGGAGGCTACCGAAGAATTTTCCCTTTTTCAGGATGGAGAGAATCTGGCCCGTTATGGCGAGACGGCTTTGGGAGATCTGGTAGCCGATGCTTTAAAATGGAAGGCCGGGAAGTTGAATCTGAAGGTCGATTTTGCTTTGACTAATTCCGGTGGTATCCGGGAAAGCCTGCCTGCCGGTAAAATAACCAAAGGAGATGTTTTGGCCGTATTACCTTTTGATAACGTCCTCGAGGTGGTAGCCTTATCCGGTAGTGAAGTCCGGCGATTGTTCGATTATATCGCCTCTATCCCTTTGGGCAACGGAGCTTTTGCTCAGGTGTCCCGTGAGGTACGGGTGGTTTACGATTCCGGGCGGGTGAGAACATTGACGATAGCCGGCCGGCCTATTGAAGACGATAAAATGTATTATATGGCTACCTGTGATTATGTTGCGGCCGGGAAAGATGGCTATGAGGCTGGATTGGAAAATATTACAGGGAGGGAAAATACCTCCCGCTCTCTATCGGATGTGCTGATCGAATATATTCAGACGAAGGGAAAAATAATCCCCCGGGTGGATGGTCGGATCAAATTTACCGATTAG
- a CDS encoding VOC family protein → MKITHIGIWTKQLEVLRSFYTTYFQGKSHAKYINPKKGFESYMLHFEGGCTLEIMSRTDVDQVRNSEDREFIGFAHLAFSTGSKDQVDRLTERLRQAGYKVIGEPRTTGDGFYESVILDPDNNRIEISA, encoded by the coding sequence ATGAAAATTACACACATCGGAATCTGGACCAAACAATTAGAAGTATTGAGGAGTTTCTATACCACCTATTTTCAAGGGAAGTCCCATGCAAAGTATATAAATCCGAAAAAAGGTTTTGAATCTTACATGCTTCATTTCGAAGGAGGATGTACATTGGAAATCATGTCCCGGACAGATGTAGACCAGGTACGGAATAGTGAAGACCGGGAATTCATCGGTTTTGCCCATCTTGCCTTTTCAACGGGGAGTAAAGATCAGGTCGATCGACTGACAGAGCGTCTCCGGCAGGCAGGGTACAAGGTCATCGGTGAACCCCGCACAACCGGAGACGGTTTTTACGAAAGTGTGATTCTGGACCCGGACAACAACCGGATCGAAATCAGTGCTTAA